In a single window of the Campylobacter iguaniorum genome:
- a CDS encoding 2-oxoglutarate ferredoxin oxidoreductase subunit beta — translation MAFNYDNYLRTSKMPTLWCWGCGDGVILKSVMRAIDAMGWNMDDVCVVSGIGCSGRFSSYVNCNTVHTTHGRAIAYATGIKLANPEKHVIVVTGDGDGLAIGGNHTIHGCRRNIDINHILINNFIYGLTNSQTSPTTPQGFWTVTAQWGNIDPNFDAAKLATAAGATFVGRESVINPARIEKLLVEGFKHEGYSFFDIFSNCHINLGRKNKMGEATQMIDWIDQRTVSKVKFDALSDEEKKGKFPTGVLHKDESHIEYCKAYSKVIEAAQNKTKINFEEIK, via the coding sequence ATGGCTTTTAACTATGATAATTATTTAAGAACAAGCAAAATGCCTACACTTTGGTGCTGGGGCTGTGGTGATGGTGTCATCTTAAAAAGCGTTATGAGAGCTATTGATGCTATGGGCTGGAACATGGATGATGTGTGCGTAGTAAGTGGTATTGGCTGCTCTGGTAGATTTTCAAGCTATGTAAACTGCAACACAGTTCATACAACTCATGGTCGCGCCATAGCATACGCAACTGGTATCAAACTAGCAAATCCAGAAAAACACGTAATAGTAGTAACTGGAGATGGAGATGGTCTAGCAATCGGCGGAAACCACACAATACATGGTTGCAGAAGAAATATAGATATAAACCATATTTTGATAAATAACTTCATTTATGGTCTTACAAACTCTCAAACAAGCCCTACAACTCCACAAGGTTTTTGGACTGTGACAGCTCAATGGGGAAATATCGATCCGAACTTCGACGCTGCTAAGCTTGCGACTGCAGCTGGTGCTACATTTGTCGGACGTGAAAGCGTGATAAATCCAGCTAGAATAGAAAAACTTCTAGTGGAAGGATTTAAACACGAAGGTTACAGCTTCTTTGATATTTTCTCAAACTGCCATATAAATTTAGGTAGAAAAAACAAAATGGGCGAAGCTACTCAAATGATTGACTGGATCGACCAAAGAACAGTCTCAAAAGTCAAATTTGACGCTCTTAGCGATGAAGAGAAAAAAGGCAAATTCCCAACTGGCGTTCTTCACAAAGATGAGAGCCATATAGAGTATTGTAAAGCTTACAGCAAGGTTATCGAAGCTGCTCAAAACAAAACAAAAATCAACTTTGAGGAGATAAAATGA
- a CDS encoding flavodoxin domain-containing protein, translating into MSKVGVIYGSNSGDTKEVVQYIAANFNSEIIDVKELEAEFFTKFDKFIFAASTHGQGELQKDFKAKLNLVAEADFGGKTIALVGVGGQVKHPTTFLDGLVEFLPLIRGAKLVGASDVDGYKFKHSLAFINGKFVGACIDFKNDPEWKARADKWVASIKGEF; encoded by the coding sequence ATGTCAAAAGTAGGCGTGATTTACGGATCAAATAGTGGCGATACAAAAGAAGTTGTGCAGTATATAGCTGCAAATTTTAATAGCGAAATAATCGATGTAAAAGAGCTAGAGGCTGAGTTTTTTACTAAATTTGATAAGTTTATATTTGCTGCTTCGACTCATGGTCAAGGTGAGCTTCAAAAAGACTTCAAAGCTAAGCTAAATTTGGTTGCAGAGGCTGATTTTGGCGGTAAAACTATAGCTTTGGTCGGCGTTGGTGGACAAGTCAAACACCCAACTACATTTTTAGACGGTTTGGTTGAGTTTTTGCCACTAATCCGTGGTGCAAAACTTGTTGGTGCTAGCGATGTTGATGGATATAAATTTAAACATTCTTTGGCATTTATAAATGGCAAATTTGTAGGCGCGTGCATTGATTTCAAAAACGATCCAGAGTGGAAAGCAAGAGCTGATAAATGGGTCGCTTCGATCAAAGGCGAATTCTAA
- a CDS encoding 2-oxoacid:acceptor oxidoreductase family protein — protein sequence MSNRELRFVGVGGQGVILAGEILSAAKIEAGGYGVKASTYTSQVRGGPTKVDIILSDKEIRYPYANEGEIEFMLATAQKSYDTFKSGVKDGGIIVVEPNLVTPSEEDKKRWKIYEIPIISIAKDEVGNVITQSVVALGVAIGFTGVMDAEIVRKEMLSTVPEKVKEANNKAYDLGLAYAAKCL from the coding sequence ATGAGTAATCGTGAGTTAAGATTTGTCGGCGTTGGCGGACAAGGTGTTATCCTAGCTGGTGAAATTTTATCAGCTGCAAAGATCGAAGCTGGCGGATATGGGGTGAAAGCTTCTACTTATACTTCTCAAGTGCGTGGTGGTCCAACAAAAGTTGATATCATCCTTAGCGACAAAGAGATCAGATACCCTTACGCAAACGAGGGTGAGATAGAGTTCATGCTAGCAACTGCTCAAAAAAGCTATGATACTTTTAAAAGCGGTGTGAAAGATGGCGGAATCATCGTAGTTGAGCCAAATTTGGTTACTCCAAGCGAGGAAGATAAAAAACGCTGGAAAATTTATGAGATTCCTATCATTTCTATCGCAAAAGATGAAGTAGGAAACGTAATCACTCAAAGCGTTGTAGCTCTTGGCGTGGCTATTGGCTTTACTGGCGTTATGGACGCAGAAATCGTCCGTAAAGAGATGCTTAGCACCGTTCCAGAAAAAGTCAAAGAGGCTAATAACAAAGCTTATGACCTTGGTCTTGCTTACGCTGCAAAATGCTTATAA